The genomic stretch TCAACTCGTCATACACTTCGTCGCTAAGGACCCACAGGTCATGTGCCTGAGCAAACGCAACAAGCTCTGCCATCAACGCGGTCGGGAACACTGCGCCGGTCGGGTTCGACGGCGAGTTGATAAACAATACCTTGGTTCGGTCGGTCATCATCGCCTCAAGGTCCTCGATCTGCGGCAAGAATCCGTTCGCCGCGTCGAGCCTGTAGAAGACCGGGTCGCCGCCAAGCAGCCGCACCATCTCGTCCATGTTCGGGAAACCGGGGGTGGGCAGCAGGACCTGGTCCCCGGGATCAAGCAGCGCCAGGTAGATTGAGAAGAGTGCATTCATTGCGCCCGGAGTCACGACGATCTGCTCGGACTCGACCGCCAGGCCGTTCACCGTCCGAACCTTGTCCGCCACCAGCTCCCGCAGGCTTCGCAAGCCTCCGTTGGGACCATAACCCGTGTAGCCGTCCGAGGCGGCGGCCGCCGCCGCCTCGATGATGTGCACGGGCGTGGTGAAACTAGGCTCCCCCACCTCAAGTCGGAGGACACCCGGGTACGCGTCGGCGGCGTCGAATAATACGCGGATTTCCGAGCGGCACAGCGCTGTCGCGCGTTGCGAAGCGGGTTTCATGCCCCACTTTCCTTGCGGTGAGCAGCCTTCTCCTCGAGATCCGGCCGTTGTCCAGCGTCGAAGTAACTGAGTGCCCAGTCGGCACCTTGCCATGTCGCGAGCCTTCCGTCTCGCGGCACGAGCTTAACCAGATAACGCTCCCAGCCATATGAGGGCACGAGTTGCTCGGGTCCGTCGGATCCCGAATACCGGGTCGCCATCTCGTTCGCTACCTCGACCCACTGCGACCCTTCACCAGGAGCGGGACCTTCGAGTATCTCCGCCGTGCACTGCGCGAGCACCTTGCGGATGCGGGGATGGGCTGTCTCCTCGATGCAGACGGCACACCGCGGATCACGCTTCAGATCTGCCACCCACTTCGAACGTTTGCGGCCGACGACATAGAAGGCGTCGCCATCCCACTGGTACCAGAGCGGCACCACCATGGGCCAACCGTCCGCTTTATTGAAGGAGAGCTTCAGGAGCCACGTGCTGTCAGGACTACGCAGAAATTCGTCAATCTCTTGATCGAGCATCCTTCCAGCGTCCGAACCCTCCTCGTAATACTTGGCCTGTTTGAACTCGGTCACCACAATCCTTCGACTAGGGCGGAAGCGAATCAGCCGAACCTCGTGCGGTCGACACGGAGCATTGAGACGGAACCCAGTGGCCGTCTTCACCCCTCCCGCCGATGCGTCACACGATTATATCAAATCCGCTCGGACCTATCGAATCTCTTGATGAAAGAGACACGGACGGAGCACCGAACGCTCAGGCATCAAGAATTTGAGGTCGAGCTTCGAACCTGTGGCTGCGAATGTTCAAGGCCCGCCAATCCGCGACATCGTCTTAGCAACGGAATCCGCATGACCCATCAGGAGATTGTCGTGCCGCGCCCCCTCAACGGCTCGCGATGCTGGACTCTCGCGGCGGTAGCGGCGAAGCCGCCCATGCGCTTTCGGATCGGGCGGATGGGTACGTACGCGGTCATCAGATCTCCTGAGTTCCTCGTCGAGATCAATGGTCTCGGGCATGTGCGCCCGCCGAGGAATTGAGTCAGCCGACAGGCCGCTCCGTAGACGCGACCCCTGTGCAAGAGAACCTCGCTTGCAGAGAGGACACGTTCAAAAGACATGGAGAGGTGAAGCGGAGCTTGTCACACATCAGGACACCTCGTTCATCGTCAGCCTGCTCGGACCGAGATGAACGGTGCGCCGTCCCGAACGAACGATGTAGCGGGGCCAGGCTGCGCCGCTGACATCAATACGGATACGGTGCCCACGACCGAACTCGTGACCGATCACACCGAAGTCGACAGTCACACGGCTGCGCCGCGACTCTACGACTCCATCACTCACGTTCCATGCGCCACCATCGGGGTGCACGTCGATCAGTGCAGCGACGAATTGCTGCAAGGCCGCGTCACCGGACACCGATAGTGTGAGGGCAGCGGGTCCGACAGCACGGATAGGCGTATCGAGAGGATCCGACGTGAATGTCAGCACGTCGGATCGCCGTATCCGTGAACTCACGTCGAAGGCGCCACTGCGAAGCACCGGCGCCCACGGGTAGCAACGACCCCCTACGGCCGGCGTCGGCGCGTCCACCAAGACTTCGAATGAAAGCTCACCTGGCTCAGCTGGCGCATCTCCCAGGCCTCCCGCACCATCCAGATACCATCGACGCGGGGCCTCGGGCAGCGGCCACGCGTCGAACTGAACCCAGTCGTTCGCTCCCGTGATAAACAGCGATGCCTTGGGTGGCAGAGACCCCGATCCCCTCAGATGGACGTTGTACCAATCGATCTGGAGCTGATGAAGGTCGACCACGGCTCTACGGCCAAAGTCAAGATTCCCAATGCACCGGCCGAGGGGTAGACCCGAATGGTCCCATGGGCCTGTCACGATGTGCGACCCATCACCCAGCGCGTCGAAAAGACGAAACGACCCGGCGGCAAAAATGTCGTACCACCCGGCGACGACTAGCGACGGCGCTGCGACCTGAGCCAAGTCGGTCTCGGTCGGGACCCGCGGGTCGTTCGGATAGGGATCTTGTGCACCAGCCCAGTCGAAGAACCACGACGCCGCTGGTGTGGCACGCAGCGCCGGTTGGTCGACACCCATGGCAGAGGTCGTCCACGGGTCATCGAGAGCGGCGAGTAACGCATCGATATTCCGAGACCGTCGGTCGAGAGTCGCAATCGAGTTCAGCGCCCACGACAGATGGAAGCCGATGTCGAGTGCTCCGCCTCGGCGTATCCAGGTGTCCCGAACGTCGGCAGGGGAAAGCGCAGGAAGGATCGCCGCGAGACCCTCATGACCTGACGTCGCGACGGCAAGCTGGCTGAAGGCGTTGTAGCTGACGCCTCCCATCGCGACATCCTCGTTGCACCATGGCATGGACCTAACCCATTCCAAGGCAGCTGTCCCATCAGCCTGCTCATTGACGAAAGGTTCGAAGTCACCCCCCGAAGCGAACCGGCCCCGAACGTCTTGTAGCACCACGGCATACCCAGCACGCGCGAGGCTCAATGCGTGCACCTGGAGGGACACCGACGCATGCGTCGTCCGGTCATAGGCTGTCCGCATGAGGATGGCAGGGTACCGTCCAGGACCGGCGGGACGGATAACGTCCGTCGCAAGTGTCACACCGCCGACGGCAGGCACTGCGACATCGGTATCAACAGAGAGAGCGCTCACAAGAACTACATTACGCGGATTCGAACACGGTGACAACGGATTTGATATTATCTACAAATC from Acidobacteriota bacterium encodes the following:
- a CDS encoding aminotransferase class I/II-fold pyridoxal phosphate-dependent enzyme, whose protein sequence is MKPASQRATALCRSEIRVLFDAADAYPGVLRLEVGEPSFTTPVHIIEAAAAAASDGYTGYGPNGGLRSLRELVADKVRTVNGLAVESEQIVVTPGAMNALFSIYLALLDPGDQVLLPTPGFPNMDEMVRLLGGDPVFYRLDAANGFLPQIEDLEAMMTDRTKVLFINSPSNPTGAVFPTALMAELVAFAQAHDLWVLSDEVYDELILDHHTVHTPAALFDEDGRVLTVYSFSKVYAMTGWRVGYAVVPRRFATLLRTLQEPQVSCPSTISQKAAEAALTGPRAPIDAMLAAYRSRAEVAVNVAAESGLRVVPPDATIYMLVDVSTTDVSSFEFSLRLLEQRGVSVAPGSVFGPAGEGWVRISLAADADVIAEGTRRIATAVRDWTGVRA
- a CDS encoding pyridoxamine 5'-phosphate oxidase family protein; amino-acid sequence: MTEFKQAKYYEEGSDAGRMLDQEIDEFLRSPDSTWLLKLSFNKADGWPMVVPLWYQWDGDAFYVVGRKRSKWVADLKRDPRCAVCIEETAHPRIRKVLAQCTAEILEGPAPGEGSQWVEVANEMATRYSGSDGPEQLVPSYGWERYLVKLVPRDGRLATWQGADWALSYFDAGQRPDLEEKAAHRKESGA
- a CDS encoding CocE/NonD family hydrolase is translated as MSALSVDTDVAVPAVGGVTLATDVIRPAGPGRYPAILMRTAYDRTTHASVSLQVHALSLARAGYAVVLQDVRGRFASGGDFEPFVNEQADGTAALEWVRSMPWCNEDVAMGGVSYNAFSQLAVATSGHEGLAAILPALSPADVRDTWIRRGGALDIGFHLSWALNSIATLDRRSRNIDALLAALDDPWTTSAMGVDQPALRATPAASWFFDWAGAQDPYPNDPRVPTETDLAQVAAPSLVVAGWYDIFAAGSFRLFDALGDGSHIVTGPWDHSGLPLGRCIGNLDFGRRAVVDLHQLQIDWYNVHLRGSGSLPPKASLFITGANDWVQFDAWPLPEAPRRWYLDGAGGLGDAPAEPGELSFEVLVDAPTPAVGGRCYPWAPVLRSGAFDVSSRIRRSDVLTFTSDPLDTPIRAVGPAALTLSVSGDAALQQFVAALIDVHPDGGAWNVSDGVVESRRSRVTVDFGVIGHEFGRGHRIRIDVSGAAWPRYIVRSGRRTVHLGPSRLTMNEVS